GAACGTCAGGAGAGCCAGAATTTCTCGCCGTTCATCCGGTGGGAACGACGTGCTTTCAGGCTACCTCGCGCGCGGCGACCACCGGACGGCGAAACGTCGAGGCGCGCCCGCGGGCGGTGAGGCGCGCGCGCAGGCGCAGGAACGGCTGTTCAATCAAGTTGTAAGACAGCAGAGCGGCCGCCAGCGCCAGGACCAGGTTCAGCGGATAGCGCGTGAACCACGTCGGCCCGCCGTGCGGGTTCAAGAACGGCTCTTGCCACAGATAAAGCGAATAGCTGATCCGTCCCAGCGCGCGCACCGGCGACCGGTTTAACAACCAAGCGGGGCCCTGCTGGGGCCAGCGGCGCAGCCGTTCCATCGACAGCACGATCGCCGCGTTCAAGATCGTCGGCCCCAGCGTCACGCCGAAGCGCGCTTCATCGAGACCGTTGACAAAGGCGGCCGCGCCGGCCAGCGGCACGACAAAAAACCATGGTGACCGCAGCCAGCGCAGGTACCGCGGCGATTCGTCCAGCGCCGGGCGCAGCAGCGCCACCAAGCAGCCGGCCAGCAACGCGTCCGCCACCGTCGGAAACGACAGGTGCACGTACGATCGCAAGGCCGGAACGTGCACGCAGGCCAGGCGCAAGAATGGCGAGACGACGATGATCGCCGCGCCCACCATCGTCGCCCGGCGCGGCCCCAGCAGCACCAGGGTCAGCGGCCAGAAGAAATAGAACTGCTCCTCGACCGACAGCGACCAGACGTGGCCCACGAACCAGGACATCGGGGCGTGATAGTTGGCCACGAACAAGGACGCCGACAGCACGTCGCCGGGCAAAAGAACGATCGCCCCGACGGCGTCGGCGATCAGCATCGCAGCGATGTACGTGTACGCCGCCGGGAAAATGCGAAAGACCCGGCGCAAATAAAACCCGGGCAGCGAGACGGTACCCGCCCGTTGCTGCTCGGCCAGCAGCAGCGAGGTGATGAGAAAGCCCGATATGACGAAGAAGATCCGCACGCCCAGGTTGCCGATCTCGCCGAAGCGCAGGAGATAGCGCCCCCATCCGCAGCCGGGCGTCCGCCCCACGTGGGCCACCACGGCGAACAGGATCGCCATCGCCCGCAGGCCGTCCAGCGACGGAATGCGCGCCTCGCCGGCGTGACCGGGACGGCGAAGGTCGGAGTGAATGGAAATCGACAACGTTACTGACAACGCGCATCAGCGCGATTTGTTCCGCGCCATCAAGCCGATCACCGATCACCACCTCGACGTCGTCACCGAGCTGCGACCGCTGTCCGCCGGCGGCGGCGGTACACTGCCGCCATGATCACCATCGCCGACGTGCAGACCTGGGTCACGCAGCCCGAGCGTGAGCGATTGCTGGTGGTGAAAGTCGTCACCTCCGAGCCCGGGCTTTATGGCCTCGGTTGCGCCACGTTCACCCAGCGGGTGTTCGCCGTGCAGGCGGCCATCGATCGCCACCTGAAGGCGTTCCTGCTGGGCCGCGATGTCTCGCGCATCGAAGACCTCTGGCACACGGCGCGGGTCAATGGCTACTGGCGCAACGGCCCGGTGCTGAACAACGCGCTTTCCGGAGTGGACCAGGCGCTGTGGGACATCCTGGGCAAGCGCGCCGGACTGCCGCTGCACGATCTACTGGGCGGCAAGTGCCGCGAGGCCGCGCTGGTGTACCGCCACGCCGAAGCGCCGACCGCCGCCGAGGTGATCGCCGAGGTGGAAAAATTTCGGGGCGAGGGTTACCGCCACGTGCGCGTGCAGCTGCGCCGCGACGGCCAGTCCTACGGTGGCGGCGAGCGACGGCAACCGCCGCCCGACGGCGCCCAGCCTGGCGCGTATTTTGATCCGCACGGCTATGCGCGCGACACGCTGGCCTTGCTGGAACTGGCGCGCGCGCGGTTATCCGACTCGGTCGCGTTGCTGCACGACGTACACGAACGCCTGGCGCCCGACGCCGCCGTGCAGTTCGCCAAGGACGTCGAACAATTCCGCCTGTTCTTCCTGGAAGACCCGCTGCCGCCCGAACAGGTGGACTGGCTTCCGCGGCTGCGCGCCCACGCCACCACGCCCATCGCGATGGGCGAGCTGTTCAATCATCCGCTCGAGTGGGAGCGGGTGATCGAGGATCGCTCGGTGGATTTTGTGCGCATGCACGTCAGTCAGATGGGCGGCCTGACGCCCGCGCGCAAGGTCGCCGCCGTGGCTGCCGCGCGCGGCATTCGCACCGCCTGGCACGGCCCGGCCGACACCTCCCCCGTCGGGCACGCCGCCAACCTGCACCTGGAGCTGGCGTCGCCCAACTTCGGCATTCACGAGTGGAGCGGCTTCGGCGAACGCACGCGCGCCCTGTTCCCCGGCATCCCCGAGGTGCGCGATGGCTATCTGTACCCGAACGCGCGTCCGGGACTGGGCATCGACTTTGACGAGAAGCTGTCGGCCGATTTTCCGGCGCGCGATGCCGTCGAAGAATGGACCCAGGCTCGCCTGCCCGACGGCGGCGGCGGGTTTCCTTAACCGGCGGCGCGCGCGGACGGTGGTAGAACACGGCGGCGGATGATCCACCTTTGCTACGCCAACCGCACCGAAGCCTTGCTGGAGGCGCTGACCGAGCGGCTGGCGGCGGCGCGCGCCGAACCGGGCGCCTCGCTGTTTCAGCCGACGCACCTGGTGATCCCCAACCGCAACGTCGAAACCTACGTCAAGCTGGGCGTGGCGCGCACTCTGGGCGTGGCGGCGAACTTTCAGACCCGGTTTCTGCGCGGGTTCCTGGCCGACGTCGCCCGGCAAAGCGTCCCCGGCGTCGAGGTGATCGATCGGCCGCAGCTCCAGGGCGAGCTTTTGAGCCTGCTGCAAGACGAACGGTTCATTGCCTCGCGCGATCTGGCTCCGGTGCGTGATTACCTGGCGGTGGCGGGCACCAGCACGGACGCGGTTGATCTGCGGCGTTTTCAGCTTTCGGCGCAGCTGGCGGCGCTGTTCGACGACTACGCCTTCTCGCGTCCCGAGATGCTGCAAGCGTGGCGCGAAGGCCGGCTGGCCGAAGGCCCGGAGCTGGCCATGCAGCGCTGGCAGCGCGAGCTGTGGCTGGGGCTCTTCGGGCGCGGCGGAACCTTGCCCACCCGCACGCGCCGCGACGGGCGCCCGCGCATGACCCTGGCCGCGCTGTTCGAGGAGGTGCCAGCGACGCCGCTGCGCTTGCCCCCCGCCGTGCACGTCTTCGGCATCTCGTACGTGGCGCGCCTCTATCGCCGCATCTTCGCGGCGCTGGCGCAATCGACGGCGCTGTCGATCTACACGCTGAACCCGTGCCGCGAATTCTGGGAAGATCTGGAAATCGCC
Above is a window of Polyangia bacterium DNA encoding:
- a CDS encoding enolase C-terminal domain-like protein; this encodes MITIADVQTWVTQPERERLLVVKVVTSEPGLYGLGCATFTQRVFAVQAAIDRHLKAFLLGRDVSRIEDLWHTARVNGYWRNGPVLNNALSGVDQALWDILGKRAGLPLHDLLGGKCREAALVYRHAEAPTAAEVIAEVEKFRGEGYRHVRVQLRRDGQSYGGGERRQPPPDGAQPGAYFDPHGYARDTLALLELARARLSDSVALLHDVHERLAPDAAVQFAKDVEQFRLFFLEDPLPPEQVDWLPRLRAHATTPIAMGELFNHPLEWERVIEDRSVDFVRMHVSQMGGLTPARKVAAVAAARGIRTAWHGPADTSPVGHAANLHLELASPNFGIHEWSGFGERTRALFPGIPEVRDGYLYPNARPGLGIDFDEKLSADFPARDAVEEWTQARLPDGGGGFP
- a CDS encoding acyltransferase, whose protein sequence is MSISIHSDLRRPGHAGEARIPSLDGLRAMAILFAVVAHVGRTPGCGWGRYLLRFGEIGNLGVRIFFVISGFLITSLLLAEQQRAGTVSLPGFYLRRVFRIFPAAYTYIAAMLIADAVGAIVLLPGDVLSASLFVANYHAPMSWFVGHVWSLSVEEQFYFFWPLTLVLLGPRRATMVGAAIIVVSPFLRLACVHVPALRSYVHLSFPTVADALLAGCLVALLRPALDESPRYLRWLRSPWFFVVPLAGAAAFVNGLDEARFGVTLGPTILNAAIVLSMERLRRWPQQGPAWLLNRSPVRALGRISYSLYLWQEPFLNPHGGPTWFTRYPLNLVLALAAALLSYNLIEQPFLRLRARLTARGRASTFRRPVVAAREVA